The Nitrososphaerota archaeon genome window below encodes:
- a CDS encoding ArsR family transcriptional regulator — protein sequence MQAAPRRVKTIYSVIASPQRLEILRILNIKGPLTYSALKTLAGFKSKKESGKFAYHLRKLVKQLLIQLNRQERKYTVTNLGRLVLNLTRQIEEQSLVESGKLYVRTSHQTMEEFNANKILQSLVKEAGMPVELAQKITSETESRLYKFQTQYLTAPLIREIVNALLVEHSMEEYRHKLTRLGMPIYDVTQLLGKAGDDGGNVESLIHQTGRQVFSEYLLLEQLPRDVADAHLSGDIHITNAGVWGLTPDTVFVDLLSVRSGGLNPKGRIVNTSMIPSPENAERALNIVLNMSSMLCKEASDEIVFRNFLQFLGPFCKSRGKRELELLLLRFFEAASSPMAGSESPAISIELNPYRHHDDVGREVLDKTLDAAMGAYRSYVEETPRPDIRLLLAKPNRVDETKTLKDAAAIIFNGGKIAFFSSDQRRSFLGLDANILPQESQADNVSVLHGLSLNLPRLAYDSNMDETYFRAKLALLISVAADALSTRRRLIERTLKRGLLPSLSSGSDAVTSDTMPLIMNLVGLDETLASLIRDPTTASRYELAEKIVETATQVANDKSTRIDRLGVAMLDLDGAARLASLDSEKYGKANLQPLQKGAYTQAPKLVLADLENLEKVNHMVKLAGGLRGGLSVTLDGNAEEVRGIYNLILNATPKLPYFKVDRTISVCRNCGAKLPQNATRCKRCKSVAMTQYSTAV from the coding sequence CTCCTGATACAGCTGAACAGACAGGAAAGGAAGTACACCGTGACCAACCTAGGGAGGCTGGTCCTCAACCTCACCCGGCAGATCGAAGAACAGTCCCTGGTCGAGAGCGGGAAGCTGTACGTGAGGACATCTCACCAGACCATGGAGGAGTTCAACGCGAACAAGATCCTGCAGTCGCTGGTGAAGGAGGCGGGAATGCCCGTCGAGCTGGCCCAGAAGATTACCAGTGAAACGGAGTCGCGCCTCTACAAGTTCCAGACCCAATACCTCACCGCGCCCCTCATACGAGAGATAGTGAACGCCCTCCTAGTCGAGCACAGCATGGAGGAGTACAGGCACAAGCTGACGAGGCTCGGGATGCCCATCTACGACGTGACCCAGCTCCTTGGGAAGGCGGGGGACGACGGCGGGAACGTGGAGTCGCTGATCCACCAGACGGGGCGGCAGGTCTTCTCCGAGTACCTTCTCCTCGAGCAGCTGCCGAGGGACGTGGCCGACGCCCACCTCTCCGGGGACATCCACATCACGAACGCAGGCGTCTGGGGGCTCACCCCGGACACGGTCTTCGTGGACCTGCTTTCCGTCAGAAGCGGGGGCCTCAACCCGAAGGGGAGGATAGTCAACACTTCGATGATACCAAGCCCGGAGAACGCTGAGCGGGCGCTGAACATAGTTCTGAACATGTCGTCCATGCTCTGTAAGGAGGCGTCGGACGAGATAGTCTTCCGCAACTTCCTCCAGTTCCTCGGGCCGTTCTGCAAGTCGAGGGGGAAGAGGGAGCTGGAGCTCCTTCTGCTCAGGTTCTTCGAGGCTGCGAGCTCCCCTATGGCGGGCTCCGAGTCCCCGGCCATCAGCATCGAGCTGAACCCCTACAGGCACCATGACGACGTGGGGAGGGAAGTCCTGGACAAGACCCTGGATGCTGCCATGGGAGCATACAGGAGCTATGTCGAAGAGACGCCCCGGCCGGACATCCGGCTCTTGCTTGCCAAGCCCAACAGGGTGGACGAAACGAAGACCCTCAAGGACGCAGCAGCCATAATTTTCAACGGGGGGAAGATCGCGTTCTTCTCGTCGGACCAGAGAAGGAGCTTCCTCGGCCTGGACGCGAACATACTCCCGCAGGAGTCTCAGGCCGACAACGTAAGCGTGCTTCACGGGCTAAGCCTCAACCTCCCGCGGCTCGCCTACGATTCGAACATGGATGAGACGTACTTCAGGGCGAAGCTGGCTCTGCTAATCTCAGTCGCGGCGGACGCCCTCTCCACGAGGAGGAGGCTGATTGAGAGGACCCTCAAGCGGGGGCTGCTTCCTTCGCTCTCCTCGGGGTCCGACGCAGTCACCTCGGACACGATGCCCCTGATAATGAACCTGGTCGGACTCGATGAAACTCTGGCGAGTCTGATCAGGGACCCCACGACTGCCTCACGCTATGAGCTGGCGGAGAAGATAGTCGAGACCGCGACCCAGGTGGCGAACGACAAGTCCACGAGGATAGACAGGCTGGGGGTGGCGATGCTCGACCTGGACGGAGCGGCGCGGCTCGCTTCTCTTGATTCCGAGAAGTACGGGAAGGCCAACCTCCAGCCGCTGCAGAAGGGGGCCTACACCCAGGCGCCGAAGCTGGTGCTGGCGGACCTAGAGAACCTGGAGAAGGTCAATCACATGGTGAAGCTCGCGGGCGGCCTGCGCGGGGGCCTTTCAGTCACCCTCGACGGGAACGCTGAGGAAGTGAGAGGGATCTACAATCTGATACTGAACGCGACCCCGAAGCTCCCGTACTTCAAGGTGGACAGGACCATTTCGGTCTGCAGAAACTGCGGGGCCAAGCTTCCCCAGAACGCGACGAGGTGCAAGAGATGCAAGTCCGTGGCCATGACACAATATTCGACAGCGGTCTGA
- a CDS encoding adenosylcobalamin-dependent ribonucleoside-diphosphate reductase, translated as MTSIVEEPRDAPNVGEQNQGEVRLPSETLAAFGGDELRARVFYEKYALRDPDGRQVEKVPDDLWRRVAAELASPELDDERRKEWTAKFHWLLQDYRFVPGGRILFGAGQSRKSTLLNCYFFKIREDSIEAIFDWCKEAARTYSFGGGVGTDISVLRPRGAPVNNSAIYSSGSVSFMELLSTTTGTIGQAGRRGALMITIRVDHPDVMDFVNVKSDLKKVNYANISVKITDDFMRAVESDGDFQLHFKNDKVEVNRIVRAKDVWKSLIRGAWKSAEPGVLFWDTIKRESTTEYGGMEVQGVNPCSEQTLESYGCCCLGSVNLSVFVKEPFTERASIDWDSLTRATQYAVRFLDNVLDYNADRHPLGQQKTASLHSRRIGVGITGLGDMLIKLGLKYDEDSTIGFVDHLFERIKNLIYDYSSDLGKEKGSFPAFDAEKHLAQPFVARLDEKVKEKIRAQGIRNAAITTIPPVGSGSILAGTSSGVEPVFALAYTRRSKSLSEGEFKVFHPLVKEYMGRTGAKSEAQLPNYFVTSHEIRPEMRVKMQATIQKHIDTAISSTVNLPQEITPEEVENIYLMAWRLGCKGITVYREGSREGILETIKVAKKTEAPATSFERPRLMEGRTLKLKLPQGGLYLTANLVNGELKEVFVTLGKSGGDEKADAEALGRLISLYLQHGGDIKSAISTLKGIKGKYVSWDEGTQLLSIPDAIAKALELLTLNHVVKESGMPTQPEAPKRTSMGGTCPDCHENSLIFENGCYRCGNCGYSKCE; from the coding sequence ATGACGTCAATTGTTGAAGAACCACGAGACGCTCCGAATGTCGGAGAACAGAACCAGGGAGAAGTAAGGCTCCCGTCAGAAACCCTTGCCGCGTTCGGAGGGGATGAACTGCGGGCCAGGGTCTTCTATGAAAAGTACGCCCTGAGGGACCCCGACGGCAGGCAGGTCGAGAAGGTGCCGGACGACCTGTGGCGCAGGGTAGCAGCAGAGCTGGCGTCGCCGGAGTTGGACGATGAGAGGAGGAAGGAATGGACGGCGAAGTTCCACTGGCTTCTGCAGGACTACCGCTTCGTCCCGGGTGGGAGGATACTCTTCGGCGCTGGGCAGTCCAGGAAGTCGACGCTCCTCAACTGCTACTTCTTCAAGATCAGGGAGGATTCCATCGAGGCGATATTCGACTGGTGCAAGGAGGCAGCTAGGACCTACAGCTTCGGCGGAGGGGTGGGCACCGACATCTCGGTGCTGAGGCCCAGGGGAGCCCCGGTCAACAACTCGGCCATCTACAGCTCCGGGTCAGTCTCATTCATGGAGCTCCTTTCGACGACCACAGGGACGATAGGACAGGCGGGGAGGAGAGGCGCTCTCATGATCACCATCAGGGTAGACCACCCAGACGTGATGGACTTCGTCAACGTCAAGAGCGACCTGAAGAAGGTCAACTACGCCAACATCTCCGTGAAGATCACCGACGACTTCATGAGAGCCGTCGAGTCCGATGGGGACTTCCAACTCCACTTCAAGAACGATAAGGTGGAGGTCAACAGAATTGTCAGGGCGAAGGACGTGTGGAAGTCGTTGATCAGGGGGGCCTGGAAGTCGGCGGAGCCGGGGGTCCTCTTCTGGGATACGATCAAGAGGGAGTCGACCACCGAGTACGGCGGGATGGAGGTGCAGGGGGTCAACCCCTGCAGCGAGCAGACCCTGGAAAGCTACGGGTGTTGCTGCCTCGGGTCTGTCAACCTGAGCGTGTTCGTCAAGGAACCCTTCACGGAGAGGGCGAGCATTGACTGGGACTCGCTGACCCGGGCTACCCAGTACGCGGTGCGGTTCCTGGACAACGTCCTCGACTACAACGCCGACAGGCACCCGCTGGGACAGCAGAAGACTGCCTCGCTCCACAGCAGGAGGATCGGAGTGGGCATCACAGGCCTGGGAGACATGCTGATCAAGCTGGGCCTGAAGTACGACGAAGATTCGACCATCGGGTTCGTGGACCACCTCTTCGAGAGGATCAAGAACCTAATCTACGACTATTCCAGCGACCTGGGCAAGGAGAAGGGGAGCTTCCCTGCGTTCGACGCGGAGAAGCACCTGGCGCAGCCCTTCGTCGCGAGGCTGGACGAGAAGGTGAAGGAGAAGATCAGGGCCCAGGGGATCAGGAATGCGGCCATCACCACCATTCCCCCGGTCGGCTCCGGCTCCATATTGGCCGGGACCTCCAGTGGGGTGGAACCGGTGTTCGCCCTGGCCTATACTAGGAGGAGCAAGTCACTCAGCGAGGGGGAGTTCAAGGTCTTCCACCCCCTGGTCAAGGAGTACATGGGGCGGACGGGCGCGAAGAGCGAGGCCCAGCTCCCGAACTACTTCGTCACCTCCCACGAGATAAGGCCCGAGATGAGGGTGAAGATGCAGGCTACGATACAGAAGCACATCGATACGGCCATCTCAAGCACGGTGAACCTGCCTCAGGAGATAACTCCGGAGGAGGTCGAGAACATCTACCTCATGGCCTGGAGGCTGGGGTGCAAGGGCATCACCGTCTACCGAGAGGGGAGCAGGGAGGGGATCCTCGAGACCATCAAAGTGGCAAAGAAGACAGAGGCGCCCGCGACCTCGTTCGAGAGGCCCAGGCTGATGGAGGGGAGGACCCTCAAGTTGAAGCTCCCGCAGGGAGGGCTCTACCTGACCGCCAACCTGGTCAACGGCGAGCTGAAGGAGGTCTTCGTAACCCTCGGCAAGTCGGGCGGGGACGAGAAGGCGGACGCGGAGGCCCTGGGGAGGCTGATCAGCCTCTACCTGCAGCACGGCGGGGACATCAAGAGCGCCATATCCACCCTCAAGGGGATCAAGGGGAAGTACGTCTCCTGGGACGAAGGGACCCAGCTGCTCTCGATCCCGGACGCCATCGCGAAGGCGCTGGAGCTGCTCACCCTGAACCATGTGGTGAAGGAGTCGGGCATGCCCACGCAGCCCGAGGCCCCGAAGAGGACCTCCATGGGAGGGACCTGCCCAGACTGCCACGAGAACAGCCTGATCTTCGAGAACGGCTGCTATCGCTGCGGTAACTGCGGCTACTCGAAGTGCGAGTAG
- a CDS encoding V-type ATP synthase subunit D — MSVASGGNVLPTKIELIGTRRRLQTAVRVKKVLDDKRDVLLKRLDEMIQQATVARDEISQPLSNAYLALYDAYLKLGPLRLEGIAANTPPMVEVDVNVRRIVDVDVPTVKLSEKEIGMTYGFADTNAAVDRASRQMRKVLPSIFRAAEFENAIFRLAKELEKTQRLLNALEYMIIPRYETSIRYIQQTLEEREREEFSRLKHVKKVLERKAAQ; from the coding sequence ATGTCCGTAGCCTCAGGCGGAAACGTCCTTCCGACCAAGATAGAACTCATCGGCACGCGTCGCCGCCTCCAGACGGCCGTCAGGGTGAAGAAAGTCCTCGACGACAAGAGGGACGTGCTCCTCAAACGCCTCGACGAAATGATCCAGCAGGCCACGGTCGCGAGGGACGAGATCTCACAGCCGCTCTCTAATGCATACCTTGCCTTATACGACGCCTACCTCAAGCTCGGGCCTCTGCGGCTCGAGGGCATCGCAGCCAACACCCCCCCGATGGTGGAGGTGGATGTCAACGTGCGGAGGATAGTGGACGTGGATGTGCCGACAGTCAAGCTCTCAGAGAAGGAGATAGGCATGACCTACGGCTTCGCCGACACCAACGCGGCGGTCGACAGGGCCTCGCGGCAGATGCGGAAGGTCCTCCCCTCAATCTTCAGGGCCGCCGAGTTCGAGAACGCCATCTTCAGGCTCGCCAAGGAGCTCGAGAAGACACAGCGCCTCCTCAACGCCCTGGAGTACATGATAATCCCCCGCTACGAGACCTCCATCCGCTACATCCAGCAGACCCTCGAAGAAAGGGAGCGGGAGGAGTTCTCCAGGCTAAAGCATGTTAAGAAGGTGCTCGAGAGGAAGGCGGCGCAATGA
- a CDS encoding V-type ATP synthase subunit B: MSKSSSGLEYNKVAEIRGPLLVVDGVERAAFDELVEIEDNEGGRRLARVLETGFGKAVVQVFEGTSGLSISGTKARFLGRTMELPVSDQLLGRVFDGLGKPLDGLPEPMAKKFLDVNGAPINPERREYPTDLIQTGVSVIDGMLTLVRGQKLPIFSGAGMPHNMLAAQIARQATVVGEGEEFAVVFAAVGVSSSEATFFQRTLAESGAIRRSILYLNLADDPAIERIITPRVALTAAEYLAFELGMHVLVIITDITNYAEALREISAAREEVPGRKGFPGYLYTDLATNYERAGRIKGLKGSITQMPILSMPSDDVTHPIPDLTGYITEGQIFLGRELFRKGIYPPVYVLSSLSRLMGPALGYVIKQGRARADHGQVGNQLYNAYARAVELRSLAEIVGKSGLTGSDLKYLTFGDEFEQKFLNQGYDENRTFEDTLRIAWETLSILPQSELTNIKEEFIKKYYVAEKSA, encoded by the coding sequence ATGAGCAAGTCCTCGTCGGGGTTAGAGTACAACAAGGTCGCCGAGATCAGGGGTCCCCTCCTCGTGGTCGACGGAGTCGAAAGGGCAGCCTTCGACGAGCTCGTCGAGATCGAGGACAACGAGGGGGGCCGCAGGCTCGCTCGCGTCCTCGAGACAGGATTCGGCAAGGCCGTCGTCCAGGTCTTCGAAGGCACCTCAGGCCTGTCGATCAGCGGGACCAAGGCCCGCTTCCTCGGCCGGACCATGGAGCTTCCAGTCTCAGACCAGCTCCTCGGCCGGGTCTTCGACGGCCTCGGCAAGCCCCTGGACGGCCTTCCCGAGCCCATGGCGAAGAAGTTCCTCGACGTTAACGGCGCCCCCATCAACCCGGAGCGGAGGGAATACCCGACCGACCTGATCCAGACTGGGGTCTCGGTCATCGACGGAATGCTCACACTCGTGAGGGGCCAGAAGCTCCCGATCTTCTCAGGCGCAGGGATGCCCCACAACATGCTGGCCGCGCAGATCGCCAGGCAGGCCACCGTGGTCGGAGAGGGCGAGGAGTTCGCCGTCGTCTTCGCGGCGGTGGGGGTCTCGAGCAGCGAGGCCACCTTCTTCCAGCGGACCCTGGCCGAGTCCGGCGCCATCCGAAGGAGCATACTCTACCTTAACCTGGCCGACGACCCGGCCATCGAGAGGATCATTACCCCGCGGGTCGCCCTGACCGCAGCCGAGTACCTCGCCTTCGAACTCGGAATGCACGTCCTGGTTATCATAACCGACATCACCAACTACGCCGAAGCGCTTAGAGAGATCTCCGCCGCAAGGGAGGAGGTCCCTGGGAGGAAGGGCTTCCCCGGCTACCTCTACACCGACCTGGCCACCAACTACGAGAGGGCCGGGAGGATAAAGGGGCTGAAGGGGAGCATCACCCAGATGCCCATACTTTCCATGCCCAGCGACGACGTCACCCACCCCATCCCCGACCTGACAGGCTACATCACCGAGGGCCAGATCTTCCTCGGCCGTGAGCTCTTCAGGAAGGGAATCTACCCCCCGGTCTACGTGCTCTCAAGCCTGAGCAGGCTCATGGGGCCGGCTCTGGGTTACGTCATCAAGCAGGGCAGGGCCCGGGCCGACCACGGCCAGGTCGGCAACCAGCTCTACAACGCCTACGCCAGGGCTGTGGAGCTCAGGTCTCTCGCCGAGATCGTCGGCAAGTCGGGCCTGACCGGGTCTGACCTGAAGTACCTGACCTTCGGGGACGAGTTCGAGCAGAAGTTCCTCAACCAGGGCTACGACGAGAACAGGACCTTCGAGGACACCCTGAGGATCGCCTGGGAGACTCTGTCGATCCTCCCCCAGAGCGAGCTCACAAACATCAAGGAAGAATTCATCAAGAAATACTACGTCGCCGAAAAGTCGGCCTGA